The Marivirga tractuosa DSM 4126 genome contains the following window.
AAATTCTGATCTAAAAAACCATACTCATAATTGGAAATTCTGTTTTCGAGATGAATGGCATGGGCTAATTCATGTATACCTAAATTCACACCATCCGATTCATTTGCTATGCCTTCTACCAGGTTCTTCCATGACAGAACTATAATCCCAAATCGAGGATTCACCTCGCCTTTGTGATATTGTTTATTAATAGTAGAATAGTAATTATCTGGATAGATTAGAATCTTCTTAAAGTGTGCAAGATATACACGAGGAAGCCCAAAAGTTATTTGAACAGACAAAGCAGCCACCACTACTTTCATTTCTTCTGTTACTTCCTCCATCCCTCTAGAAACGAACTTTTTAGCGCTAATGAACTGACTCACTCGCCACATAAACTCTTTCTGATATTGCAATTTCAGTTGCCTAAAATATGGAGAATACTTTTTGAGCTTCCTTACTTGTTCCTGATTAAGACGGCCGAGGCCGAAAATTCCGAAATAGTTTAAGGTTGCTTTTATCACATCCCTCACTGCCTTCAACATTAAAAGGACGATTAATAACGGAAAAGATAAAGCAATTGCTAAAAATATATAATCAACCAAAACTTAAGGCAAAAAATCAGGTTTGTCCAACTTATTATTTATTCTGTAAGCAGCATTTACCAAACCTACATGGCTGTAAGCCTGCGGGAAATTTCCCCACATGGAACCGTCTGATGATTTTACATCCTCACTTAACAAGCCCACGTGATTAGAATAGCCCACTAGTTCTTCAAAAGCTTCCATTGCTTCTTCTGTTCTGCCCACGCAAGCAAGTGCTTCCACATACCAAAAGGCACAAATCAGGAAGGTGGTCTCTGGTTCACCAAAATCATCTGCATGCTTATATCTGTAAAATAAGCCTTTTCCTACTCTTAAGTCTTCCTCTAATGCCTTAAGATGATCTTTAGCTTTTTGGCTATCATGCGGAATATAATTCATCATAATGAGTTGCAGAGTGCTGGCATCCATTCTATCCACTCCCTCAGCTTGTGCATAAGCTTTTCGGTTTGGCGCATAACATTTCTCAAGATGAGCAGCAGCTTGCTTCAATAATTTCTCCGCTTTTCTTCCTAGTTCAATTTCTCCAATTTCTCTGGCTATTTTCATAGCAGCATGGCTCCCAGCCCATTGGAAAAGATGAGTATAGGCATGTTTTTGTTTCAGGTTTCTGAATTCCCATAAACCAGCATCAGCCTCATCCATTGTAAATTCAATTTTATCTAATATAGTCTGTAGTAAATAAGAAGATTGGGATTTCTCCATATTAGCAAATCGCTTATCTGTGTAGAGAGGCAAAATAGCTAGTAATATTTGGCCATAGACATCATTTTGAATGTGAGTGTAGGCGTCATTACCAAGACGAACCGGTTGATTTCCCATATAACCTGGCAGATCTAGCTCTTTCTCTATTATAGTGCCTTCTCCCACCAAATTATAGAGTGGTTGAACTCTTTCTTTGCCTCGCATTGGAATATTGGTGAGATATAAAAAATAATTTTCCATCTCTTCGAAGTGCCCAATATTATTGAAAGCGGTAAGGGTGTAGTAAGTATCTCGCATCCAACAATAGCGATAATCCCAGTTTCTGGTGCTGCCAGGTGATTCAGGTAAAGACATTGTAGGCGAGGCAATGATTCCTCCTGTATCTTCATACTGGTGAATTTTTAGTGCTAAAGATGAACGGATGACCTCTTCTTGATAATGTTGCCCAATACTGGTGGATTTTACCCAATTTTGCCAATAGAAAATGGTTTTACTAATGAAATTTTCAGCCGTCTCCTGCAATTCTGCTTCTAAAGGAGCACCATAGGTCATCACCATATAGCGTGTCTTGGTCAGCACAAACGGACTGCTGTCCATGACCATATTGATTGGAATATTTGTGGTCAGTCGCAAGGTTTCAGGTAATCCAAAATAGCGAATATGGCTGCTTCCCCTTTCACGAGTCAATTTTTTCTGTCCATAATCTCCTACTGGATTACAAACTACCCTCAATTGTGGCAAGCCTCTTAAAGGCTCGATTTTTCTGATCAACATTTGAGGTCGATAATAGCGATCAAACTGGCGGAAACGTGGCGCACAATCAGTGATTTTATAGGCAAATTCATCCGTTTCCACTATTGTTTCCAATACATTTGTATTGGGGATATATGCTTGGGTTACTTTATAGTTTTCTGAAGTGGGCTTAATGGAAAATTCTCCTCCTTTTTCCCCGCCAATCAAACTGCCAAAAATAAATGAACTGTCAAATCGGGGCATGCACATCCATTTAATGTCCGTATCTTTTCCGATAAGTGCCAAATAAGCACAATTGCCAATCATTCCAAGGTCGTAGGTATGTCTCTCTTGCATATTCTTGATTTCTTAAAGTCCGTAATTTTTAAAATTATTATGAAGGAAAAAAGTATAATGCCTCAAAACATTATTTACCATAAACAATCTCGCCCAAATTAGCATCAAAAATTTCGACTGCCTCTTTAATCAGACGAATGGCTTCCAAATAAAAATCGGGGTTAATTTTATCCGCAGTATCGGTTATTTTATGGTAATCAGGATGATCATCAACTCCAAAGTAAATAAATGGGATTTTAGCCTTATGAAAAGGAGCATGGTCAGAAGCAGTAACCCAATTAGGTTTTTTCTTGGGTTCATCCCTCCCAAATAACAATTTAATACTTTTGTCTTTTGCAGCTTCTGTTATCAAGGGTTTTAAAAAAGGAGTGAAATAGGTACCTACTACATATAATTCGTTTTTATCGCCACGACTTACCATATCCAGATTAACATTCATTATAATTTTACTGGTATCCACTACAACAGACTGCATAAAATGTTTTGCACCTTGCAATCCCATTTCTTCTGCATCAAAAAAGGCAAAGAGTAAATTGTTTTCAGGCTGGTTTTCTCTGAAGTATTCAGCTAAAGATAAAAGTGCAGTTATTCCACTGGCATTATCATCTGCTCCATTATAGATTTTTGTGCTATCTTTCATGCCAACATGATCATAATGTGCAGAAATTACTATAAAGTCTTCACCTGAATATCCTTCAATAAATCCTAGAACGTTAACAGCTGAAATCATGTCTTTTCCAAAAGTAAATGATTGTGTATAGTCTTGAACATAGGCGGAAACTCCTAGTTTTTGCAATCTTTGAATGATATATTTTCTAGCTATTTCATTGCCCATTGTGTTGGTTTTTCTGCCTTGCAAAGAATCTGATGCTAAGAAATACAAATCATTCATTACCTTGCTAGAATCAGGAAAAACTAAGGTTGAATCTTTTTGGGCAAAGCTCGGCTGTGCAATCAACACGGCAATAAAAACAAGGTAAAATTTCAATAACTTCATTTTAAAAAAAGGTTCTGTTATATTGTTCCGTTTTGGATGATAAAGAATAAATTTATAGATAATGACGTTAAGATTCAGCTGATTATCCAAAAATATTTAATTTTCCCTGGAAATTAATTTTATGCGACACTACATATTTACTGTTTTATTAGTTTTTTCAAGCCTGATGGGCTTTTCTCAGGAGCCTTTTCCCTTTTTGAATAAAGGCAGTCAACTGCCTACCGATCTTCTTAGCAAAAGGGCTGTGGTTTTTATGAATGTAAATTCCCTAA
Protein-coding sequences here:
- a CDS encoding zinc-dependent peptidase, coding for MLKAVRDVIKATLNYFGIFGLGRLNQEQVRKLKKYSPYFRQLKLQYQKEFMWRVSQFISAKKFVSRGMEEVTEEMKVVVAALSVQITFGLPRVYLAHFKKILIYPDNYYSTINKQYHKGEVNPRFGIIVLSWKNLVEGIANESDGVNLGIHELAHAIHLENRISNYEYGFLDQNLWKKYYDLAEFEMFKVKEGDTSMFRSAAAIDHHEFFAVLLENFFERPKALKAYSPVLYEKTTKLLKQDPLKLLMNN
- a CDS encoding glycoside hydrolase family 15 protein, which translates into the protein MQERHTYDLGMIGNCAYLALIGKDTDIKWMCMPRFDSSFIFGSLIGGEKGGEFSIKPTSENYKVTQAYIPNTNVLETIVETDEFAYKITDCAPRFRQFDRYYRPQMLIRKIEPLRGLPQLRVVCNPVGDYGQKKLTRERGSSHIRYFGLPETLRLTTNIPINMVMDSSPFVLTKTRYMVMTYGAPLEAELQETAENFISKTIFYWQNWVKSTSIGQHYQEEVIRSSLALKIHQYEDTGGIIASPTMSLPESPGSTRNWDYRYCWMRDTYYTLTAFNNIGHFEEMENYFLYLTNIPMRGKERVQPLYNLVGEGTIIEKELDLPGYMGNQPVRLGNDAYTHIQNDVYGQILLAILPLYTDKRFANMEKSQSSYLLQTILDKIEFTMDEADAGLWEFRNLKQKHAYTHLFQWAGSHAAMKIAREIGEIELGRKAEKLLKQAAAHLEKCYAPNRKAYAQAEGVDRMDASTLQLIMMNYIPHDSQKAKDHLKALEEDLRVGKGLFYRYKHADDFGEPETTFLICAFWYVEALACVGRTEEAMEAFEELVGYSNHVGLLSEDVKSSDGSMWGNFPQAYSHVGLVNAAYRINNKLDKPDFLP
- a CDS encoding M20/M25/M40 family metallo-hydrolase, whose amino-acid sequence is MKLLKFYLVFIAVLIAQPSFAQKDSTLVFPDSSKVMNDLYFLASDSLQGRKTNTMGNEIARKYIIQRLQKLGVSAYVQDYTQSFTFGKDMISAVNVLGFIEGYSGEDFIVISAHYDHVGMKDSTKIYNGADDNASGITALLSLAEYFRENQPENNLLFAFFDAEEMGLQGAKHFMQSVVVDTSKIIMNVNLDMVSRGDKNELYVVGTYFTPFLKPLITEAAKDKSIKLLFGRDEPKKKPNWVTASDHAPFHKAKIPFIYFGVDDHPDYHKITDTADKINPDFYLEAIRLIKEAVEIFDANLGEIVYGK